Proteins encoded together in one Marispirochaeta sp. window:
- the dnaX gene encoding DNA polymerase III subunit gamma/tau yields the protein MNFEITATKKRPQSFDDLAGQDFVVSTLKSSVQAERIAHAYLFSGPRGVGKTSAARILAKSLNCQNGPTDTPCNTCSNCVEISRGNSLDVIEIDGASNTSVNDVREIKDEVLFAPNSSRYKVYIIDEVHMLSNSAFNALLKTIEEPPPYIVFIFATTEIHKVPATIRSRCQQFNFRLVNVEVIKERLQMVTNEIGVQADEDALFWIAKEATGSLRDAYTLFDQVVSFSGGHVTLEKIREKLGLVGLDDLNELVEAMAAGNSSRVLEKSDEILMNGVAVEQLIMDLAEYFRNILFIHTGISRETVLGYTADRFSSSVRESFSRSQLEHALKLLLELYRNIRYSLNQRFELELLMSRLSDLKGYLNSREILDQIHTLRSEIVSGSIGSADGSADSGAEAHKTAPKSDAFREQVMETMRKKKLTLSAALEKAVSWVLDGDVLRLSFSDSFSANLLRREGADVIQVFNDISGLQARLEIEHVQENNEAESDDTREEDDQVSLVQKVFRGEIVRGESR from the coding sequence ATGAATTTTGAGATAACGGCGACGAAAAAACGGCCACAATCTTTTGATGACCTGGCCGGTCAGGATTTCGTTGTCTCAACCCTTAAGAGTTCTGTTCAGGCTGAGCGCATTGCCCACGCCTATCTCTTCTCCGGTCCCCGGGGGGTTGGAAAAACCTCGGCGGCACGTATTCTCGCCAAATCCCTGAATTGTCAGAACGGACCCACCGATACACCCTGTAATACCTGCTCCAACTGCGTAGAAATCAGCAGGGGGAACTCTCTGGATGTAATCGAGATAGACGGTGCCAGCAATACCTCGGTCAATGATGTGCGGGAAATTAAAGATGAGGTCCTCTTTGCCCCCAACTCCTCCCGCTACAAGGTATATATAATCGACGAGGTTCACATGCTCTCCAACAGCGCTTTTAACGCCTTGCTGAAGACCATCGAGGAACCGCCTCCTTATATTGTTTTTATCTTTGCCACCACCGAAATTCACAAGGTCCCGGCGACCATCCGCTCCCGCTGCCAGCAGTTCAATTTTCGCCTGGTAAACGTGGAAGTTATAAAGGAACGCCTGCAGATGGTTACCAATGAGATTGGTGTTCAGGCCGACGAGGACGCGCTTTTCTGGATTGCCAAAGAGGCCACCGGAAGTCTTCGAGACGCCTATACCCTTTTTGATCAGGTGGTTTCCTTCTCGGGCGGACATGTAACCCTGGAAAAGATCCGGGAGAAGCTTGGGCTTGTGGGTCTGGACGATTTGAATGAACTGGTAGAAGCGATGGCCGCGGGAAATTCCAGCCGTGTATTGGAGAAGAGCGACGAGATTTTGATGAACGGGGTCGCGGTGGAACAGCTGATTATGGACCTGGCGGAGTACTTTCGCAACATTCTGTTCATTCACACTGGAATCAGCAGAGAGACTGTACTCGGCTATACGGCCGACAGATTTTCATCTTCCGTGCGAGAGAGCTTTTCCCGCAGCCAGCTGGAACATGCCCTCAAGCTGCTGCTTGAACTCTACCGGAACATACGTTACTCCCTGAATCAGCGTTTTGAGCTGGAGCTGCTTATGTCCCGCCTGAGTGATCTTAAGGGGTATTTAAATTCCCGGGAGATTCTCGACCAGATTCATACCCTGCGTTCGGAAATAGTCTCCGGTTCCATCGGTTCTGCTGACGGATCCGCCGATTCCGGCGCAGAAGCTCACAAAACGGCTCCGAAAAGTGATGCCTTTCGTGAACAGGTTATGGAGACAATGCGAAAAAAAAAACTGACACTTTCGGCGGCCCTTGAAAAAGCAGTCTCATGGGTGCTGGATGGTGATGTTCTGCGACTCTCGTTTTCCGACTCTTTTTCTGCAAACCTTCTGCGCCGCGAAGGGGCGGATGTAATCCAGGTCTTTAACGATATTTCCGGACTTCAGGCACGGCTTGAAATAGAACATGTACAGGAAAACAATGAGGCTGAAAGTGATGATACCCGCGAAGAGGATGACCAGGTGTCCCTGGTGCAAAAGGTCTTTCGCGGAGAGATAGTGCGAGGAGAATCACGATGA
- a CDS encoding YbaB/EbfC family nucleoid-associated protein, producing MNPFEMMKNLQSLQSGMQEMQAKMADISVTGTAGGEMVRVTMNGQMTVTGVKIEPEAVDPDDIGMLEDLVRAATSDAIAKIKDAIQQEVSSMTGGMPIPPGFMGM from the coding sequence ATGAACCCCTTTGAGATGATGAAAAACCTTCAGTCCCTGCAGAGCGGTATGCAGGAGATGCAGGCCAAGATGGCCGATATAAGCGTTACCGGAACTGCCGGAGGCGAAATGGTCCGGGTCACGATGAACGGTCAGATGACGGTGACGGGGGTCAAGATTGAACCGGAGGCGGTGGATCCTGATGACATCGGTATGCTGGAAGATCTTGTCCGCGCGGCAACAAGCGACGCCATAGCAAAGATCAAGGATGCCATTCAGCAAGAGGTATCCTCCATGACCGGCGGTATGCCGATACCTCCGGGTTTTATGGGCATGTAA
- the recR gene encoding recombination mediator RecR, protein MTVLDQLIRSLSRFPGVGKKSATRMAYFLLQGDDEYLRGLSEQIGTLKARIRRCSICGIYTEADPCDFCSDTRRDSRVLCVVEQSQDVGTIEATREYEGRYHILGGSLSPIDGIGPAELNIDSLLRRLKGGGIAEVIIATNPTVEGDTTALYLVNLVKDMGLTVSRLASGLPVGGDLEYADRLTLARSLKGRTKM, encoded by the coding sequence ATGACCGTACTGGACCAGCTTATTCGGAGTCTGTCTCGGTTCCCCGGCGTTGGAAAAAAGAGCGCCACAAGAATGGCCTATTTCCTGCTGCAGGGCGATGACGAGTATTTGCGGGGTCTTTCGGAGCAGATCGGGACACTGAAGGCCCGTATCCGCCGCTGCTCGATCTGCGGTATCTATACCGAAGCAGACCCCTGCGATTTCTGCAGCGACACCCGGCGGGATTCCCGCGTTCTCTGTGTGGTGGAACAGTCTCAGGATGTGGGAACCATAGAAGCTACCAGGGAGTATGAAGGGCGTTACCATATTCTTGGAGGGTCGCTTTCTCCGATTGACGGGATCGGTCCTGCAGAACTGAACATTGATTCCCTGCTGCGGCGCCTGAAGGGGGGAGGAATCGCAGAAGTTATTATTGCTACCAACCCGACGGTTGAAGGTGATACAACAGCGCTGTATCTGGTTAATCTTGTCAAGGATATGGGACTTACCGTCTCCAGGCTGGCTTCCGGGCTGCCGGTAGGGGGTGATTTAGAGTATGCCGATCGGCTTACTCTGGCCCGATCACTGAAGGGCCGCACAAAAATGTAG